DNA from Thermovenabulum gondwanense:
GGTGGCTATTATTATGGCATGGGATTCTATTATTTCTTCTTCTCCTCCCGGTTTTTTAATTCTTACTTTGTTTCTTTCTACTATTTTGCCTTCTCCTTTTATTAGTTTTACGTTGTTTTTTTCAAAGAGGTATTCTATGCCTTTGTTTAGCCTTTCTACTATTTTGTCCTTTCTTTCTATTATGGCGTTTATGTCGGGGATAATTTCTCCTTTTATTTTTATGCCGTAGTTTTCTGCTTCTTTTATTGTTTCTAAGGCTTCCGCCGAGGCTATGAGGGATTTGGTGGGTATGCAGCCGCGGTTCAGGCAGGTGCCTCCTATTTTTTCTTTTTCTATTACGGTGACTTCGGCTCCCATTTTTGCTGCTTTTATTGCGGCAACGTAGCCGCCCGGCCCGGCTCCTATTACGGTTATTTTTTTTGTCATTTTTTTTGCCTCCTTATTTTTAGAGGTTTGAAAGGTCAAGTAATAGGGGCACGTTTTCTTCGGCTCCTATGGCCATTATGTGGACTCCATCGGCCAGGTTTTGTTCTTTTATTTGCTGTATTAGTTCTGCGGCTATTTTCAGGCCTTCTTTTTGTTTGTCTTGGGCTTTCCTCAGCCTTTCTATTATTTCTTCGGGAACGTGTATGCCGGGTACGTTTTTGTTCATGTAGTTTGCCATGCCGGGGGATTTTAAGGGTATTATCCCGGCGAGGATTTTTGTTTGTATGTGGTGTTCTTCTGTTTTTTGTTTAAAGTTTTTGAGGATTTGCGGGTCGTATACTGCCTGGGTCTGGAAGAATTTTGCGCCGGCTTTTATTTTTTTTTGCATTTTTATTATTTGCAGTTCTACGGGGTCGTAAAAGGG
Protein-coding regions in this window:
- a CDS encoding methylenetetrahydrofolate reductase; translated protein: ALTGDHPYFGDHKTTKPVFELDSVNILQIASTLMEGKDFAGNPLNKAPEFYLGASVTPFYDPVELQIIKMQKKIKAGAKFFQTQAVYDPQILKNFKQKTEEHHIQTKILAGIIPLKSPGMANYMNKNVPGIHVPEEIIERLRKAQDKQKEGLKIAAELIQQIKEQNLADGVHIMAIGAEENVPLLLDLSNL